The region GCGCGGGACAGCCCGGCGGCCTCCTGCACGTACCCCAGCAGGGTCTTCCCCTCGGCCTGAACGACGCCGCTGACCTCGCCCTGCCCGATCACGGCCAGCCCGCCCGGGCCCAGGCCGGTGCCGCGTAGCGCGCCCTGCACGTCCCGCACGCGCACGCCGCGTCCGTTCAGGTCCTGCTCGCCGGTCCCGTCGCGGTACACGCGCCGCGCGAGGTTCACGCGCTCCCCGGCGGGCGTCACGAGTTCCAGCTGCACCTCCGCGAGGCCCAGCGGGGCCTTGCCGCCGCTGCCGTGGAAGATCAGTTCGGTGCCGCGCCCGGCGCGCAGGTCCCGCGCGCGGGCCTGGTGGGTGGCCCAGCGGATGGCCTCGACGACGTTGCTCTTGCCGCTGCCGTTCGGGCCGATGACGGCGCTGACGCCGGGCCCGAACTCCAGACGGGTGCGGTCGGCGAAACTCTTGAAGCCCTGCAGGGTGACGCTCTGAAGCATAGGGGGGCCTTACTGGTCGGCGCAGTCCCCGGCCGCGAACGGCTGCGTGAGGTCAATGCGGCCCAGCGCCTCGACGTTCTGCCCGCTGACCAGGAACGTCACGTCCTGCCCCTTCTGTTCCAGCAGGGTGCGGGTCAGGGTGCACAGCAGCATGCGTTCGCCGCTGGCACCGTAGCGCAGCTTGGTGTACGCCTCGGGCAGGTCCACGTAGTAGTGCTGCCCGCGCAGGTACACCTTCGGGGCGGGCGTCCCGGCGGGCACGACCCCCAGGAAGCTCTTGTCGAAGGGGCCGCGCGCCCAGACGTCCACGGCGGCCTGCGCGACCGAGCGGGTGTTCGTGCGGCTCACCTGCACGGTGCGGGTCTCGGGTTTCAGGGCCTGCACCTGCGGGTCGGTGAAGTACACCTTGACCTTCAGGGTCTGCCGTTCGGTCAGGTCCAGTTTGGGCGGCTCGGGCGTGGGCGGCGTGCGCTGCACGGCCTGCAGGGCCAGGACGGACACGGCGAGCAGCGCGGCCGAGACCACGTTGAACGGCGAG is a window of Deinococcus grandis DNA encoding:
- a CDS encoding GerMN domain-containing protein; the encoded protein is MSVPRKLFSPFNVVSAALLAVSVLALQAVQRTPPTPEPPKLDLTERQTLKVKVYFTDPQVQALKPETRTVQVSRTNTRSVAQAAVDVWARGPFDKSFLGVVPAGTPAPKVYLRGQHYYVDLPEAYTKLRYGASGERMLLCTLTRTLLEQKGQDVTFLVSGQNVEALGRIDLTQPFAAGDCADQ